The genomic interval GGCCGGGTAGGCGGCGACTTCGGGCACGAGCATCCGCTCCGGGCGGTGCAGCAACGCCACGATCTCCTCGTCGGGGCTGCGCGGCGGGTGGCGGGGCTCCGGGTAGCGGCCGGCCACCAGGGGCAGCCACTTCGCGCGGTAGTCCGCCACGAACCGGGGCGTGTCGGCGGTGCCCAGGACGTACCCCACGGCCTGCCCCGCCCCGTCGTCCAGCACGAAGGCCAGCTCCGGTTCGAGGTGCACGTACGGCGCCGCGAAGGCCGCCGGGAAGACACCGGGGTCCTGGTAGTGCGGCCGGCTGTCCCGGCCCGCGTGGGCGGTGCGGACACAGATGTCCTCGACGGCCTCGCGGTCGTCGGGGCGATAAGGGCGTACGGCGGGAGACGGGGTGGGTGGTGGGGTCATCGCAGCATCCTGCACGACGGGAGGGGCGGGGGCCCCGGGATCCCCTGAAACACGGCCAACCCGGTCGCGTGCCCCGTACACCCACCGCTAGCGTGCCCTGCATGACGACCACCGACGCCGACGGCTCCGAGGCCGCCCACCCCCGTTTCGCCGAGGCCCTGCGCGCGCTCGGGCTCGATGAACTCACCGCGCGGGTCCGCCGCTTCCCCGACGCCACCCGTACCGCCGAAGAGGCCGCCGCGGCCGTCGGGTGCGAGCTGAGCCAGATCTGCAAGTCGCTGATCTTCGCCGCGGACGGGGTTCCGGTGCTGGTGCTCATGGACGGTGCCTCCCGCGTCGACCTCGAACTCGTCCGGCGGGAGCTCGGCGCCGACAAGGTCACCCGGGCCAAGGCCGATGTCGTACGGGAGACGACCGGGTACGCCATCGGGGGCGTGCCGCCCTTCGGGCACCGTACGACGACCCGGGTGCTGGCCGATCGGTCGCTGCTCGGCCATGACCTCGTCTGGGCCGCCGCCGGCAATCCGCACGCCGTGTTCCCCATCGCGCCCGAGGACCTGGTGGCCCACGCCGGTGCCACTGTCGTGGACGTCCGCGAGCGCACCCCGTGACGCCTCTCGTCACGGCCGCCGTGCTGCTCGCCGCCGTCACGCACGCCAGCTGGAACGCCATCGCGCACCAGATCACCGACAAGCTGGTCGGGTTCACGCTGATCTCGGGCGGGGGGATGCTCATCGGGCTGGCGATGACCTCGTTCACCGCGGTGCCGGCGGCGGAGGCGTGGCCGTATCTGCTCGGCTCGGCCTGCATCCACATCGCGTACTACGCGCTGCTGATGAAGTCCTTCCGGCTCGGGGACTTCGGGCAGGCCTATCCGATCGCGCGCGGCACCGCGCCCCTGGTCGTGACCGTGCTGGCGGCCCTGTTCGCGCACGAGGTGCCGGACGGGTGGGCCGCCGCCGGAATCGCCCTGTCCTGCGCGGGACTCGCCGGTGTCGCCCTGTGGGGGCTGCGCGGCCGTCGGCCCGACTGGCGGGCGATCGGCGCCGCGTTGGCGACCGGGCTGACCATCGCCGCCTACACCGTCGTCGACGGGCTCGGCGTGCGCGCCTCCGGCTCCTCGCTCGGGTACATCGCCTGGCTGATGGCGGTGCAGGGCATCGTGGTCCCGGCGTACGCGCTCCACCGGTGGCGTGGCCGGTTCGTCGCCGTCCTGCGGCCGTTCGCCCGGGTCGGTCTCCTCGGCGCCGCCCTCTCCGTGGCCGCGTACGGGCTCGTCCTGTGGGCCCAGACCAGGGCGGAGCTCGCTCCGGTCGCGGCCCTGCGCGAGTCCTCGATCATCGTGGGCGCGGCCATCGGCGCCGTGTTCTTCAAGGAGCGGTTCGGCGCGCCGAGGATCGCGGCGGCCGGGCTGCTCGTGGTGGGTATCGGGCTGATGCTGCACGCCGGTTAGCCGTCCGGCCCGGGGGGTTTGTCCCAGGCGCTGCCCAATTGCGGCTCAACGTCGGCACTTTGTTTGCCTACTTGCCCATGTTTTGACGGTCCGTTCCATGAGCGTTCAGCCCGCCGTCCGTGGCGGGGGTGTGTGCCGTCCCTAGGGTCCCTGCGTACTTCGGAAGAAGGGGACCATGGACACACTCCACGCAGTCCGGGCCCGCGGGATCACCAAGTGCTTCGGTGACGTCGTGGCGCTCGACGGCGTCGACCTCGATGTGACGCGGGGGCAGATCCACGGCCTGGCCGGGCCGAACGGTGCCGGAAAGACGACCCTGCTGGGGCTGCTGCTGGGACTCGCCGTCGCCGACGCCGGCCGCCTGGAGATCCTGGGGACGCAGGTCGGGCGGGCGTTCGCCGCTCCCGACGGGGTCGCCGGGTTCGTGGACGGGCCCGGTCTCTACCCTTCGCTCACCGCCCGGCAGAACCTCGCCGCGCTGGCCGAACTCCGCGGCCGCGACGCGCGTACGGCCGGCATCGACGACGTGCTCGACCAGGTCGGGCTCACCGACGTGGCCGACGACAAGGCCCGCGGCTTCTCCCTCGGCATGCGCCAGCGGCTCGGCCTCGCCGCCGCCCTGCTGACCCGCCCGCGGCTGCTCGTGCTCGACGAACCGTCCAACGGGCTCGACCCCGCGGGCAAACGGCAGGTGCACGGTGTCCTGAACCGGCTCGCCGCGGACGGCACGAGTGTCGTGGTCTCCAGTCACCGTATGGACGACCTGGAGGCGCTGTGTTCCGAGGTCACCATCCTGGCCACGGGACGGGTCGTGTTCTCGGGCCCGCTCGGGAAACTGGCCGCCGAGAGCCGTGAACTCGACTACCGGGTACGGACGTCCGACCCGCGGGCCGCGCGGCGGCTGGCCGAGGGCATGGACGGGATCCGGATCGTCGACGACGCCGGCACCCGGCAGGACACCGGACCGCTCGTCGTCCGCGCGCTGGTCCCCGCCCTCGACGACCTGGTGGCGCGGCTCGTGACGTCGGGCGTCGCGGTGCGTGAACTGGCGCCCGTGGTCCCGCCCTTGGAGGCCGCGTTCCTGGCCCTGACCGAGGACCGGGAGGAACGCCGATGACCACCACCGTCGCCGCGGCCGTCACCCCTGTCCACTCCGGGCCTGCCCCGGTGTCCCGCAGCTACCGCTTCGAGCTGGTCAAGCTGGTCTCCCAGTGGCGCATCCGCCTCCTCGTCCTCGCCTGCTGGATCGCGCCGGGACTCTTCGTCGCCGGGGTGAGCGGGCAGAGCACGCTGCCCTCCGACACCCTCTTCGGCCGCTGGATGCACGCCACCGGGTGGGCCGGACCGCTGGTGATGCTCGGTTTCGCGGGCACCTGGGCCCTACCCCTGCTGACCTCGGTGGTCGCCGGTGACATGTTCGCCGCCGAGGACCGGCTCGGCACCTGGCGGCACCTGCTGGTCGCGGTCCGCTCACCGCGGCGGATCTTCGCGGCGAAGGCGCTGGCCGGCCTCACAGTCATCCTGCTGCTCGTGGCCGGGCTGGCCTGCTCCAGCACCGTGGGCGGACTCGCCTCCGTCGGAAACCAGCCGCTCGTCGGCCTCGACGGCCATCTGTTGACCCCCTCCGATGCCGCGGGGAAGGTCCTGCTCGCCTGGGTCGCCGCCCTCGCCCCGACCCTGGCCCTCGCCGCGATCGGCCTGCTCGGGTCGGTCGCCCTCGGACGGTCCCCGACGGGGCTGCTGCTCCCGCCGCTCGTCGCGCTCGGCATGCAGGTCGCCCAGATGCTGCCGCTGCCCGTCGCCGTACGCCTCGCCCTGCCCGGCTACGCCTTCATCTCCTGGAACGGCCTGTTCACCACCCCGGTCCAGCTCGCCCCGCTCCTGATCGGCGTCGCCGTCAGCCTGGCGTGGGCCGTGCTCGCGACCGTACTGGCCCATCTGCTGTTCCTCCGGCGGGACTTCACCAACCTCGCCTACGACGGTGCCGGGCGCCGCGCCTTCACGGTGGGCGTGCTGCCCTTGGCCGCGCTGACCGTTCTCACCGTCGCGGGGATCGCCGTCGCGACCGACTCGACGGGCATCACCCAGGCCAAGGTCCAGCGCTCCCTCGCCACGGCCTTCGCCCATCTCTACCGCTTGCAGACCGAACAACTCCACCGCCCCGCCGTCACCGAGGCACAGCTCAGGACTTCGGCGGCGTGCACCAAGAGCGACGGCCAGGCCGCTCAACAGGGGGCGGGCAATGACTGGCGGTGTGTCGTGACCTGGCACCTGCCCGGCGTACCGGTGGCGGGGACGGCTGTCTATCAGCTGGACGTCGGATCGGACGGGCGGTTCGTCGCCGACGGCGACGGACCGAAGGAAGTGAACGGCTACTTCCTGGTGCGGACCTCCACCGGGGACGCGCCCAACCCGCTGTGGCAGTTCGACGGCAACGTCGAGCTGCTGGACACCACCTCGAAGGGATAGTCCCATGCAGGTAACACGCCGGCGCCGGAGCAGCGAGAAGGTCAGACGCCTCAGCCGCCGGAGCACGCTGGTGACGGCCGGTATCGCCGTCGCCCTCGGCGTCACCGGCACCGCGGTCGCCTCCACCTACCAGTTCGGCACCCAGCAGGTCGCGCAGGACACCGCCAGGGGCCAGGTCATCTCCAGCGACCAGTACCTCAAGCCGTACGGCAGCCGGACCGTCATCAACGACGGCAAGATCATGTCGTCCACCGTCAGCCCGGACGGCACCCACCTCGCGGCCGCGGTCGCCGACGGCGACGCCGCGCTGGTGATCATGGACCTGGCGACCGGCCAGGTGAAGCAGAAGATCGGCGCCAACGCGGCCGACGACCTGCGCATCAGCAGCTCCGCGGTCGGCCAGGAGGGTCCCGCCTACTCTCCCGACGGCAAGTACCTGTGGCTCGGCCAGGCCACCGGCTACACCAAGTTCACCGTCACCGCGGACGGCGCCCTCGCCGACCCGGTGGCCGTCCCGATCCCGACCGCCGGTTCCCAGCAGGCCCTTGTGGGCGCGGCGGTGTTCTCACCCGACGGCTCCACCGTGTACGCGGCGGTCAACGGCCAGAACAAGGTGGTCGCCCTCGACGCGGCCACCGGAACCGTCCGGCAGAGCTGGGCAGTCGGCAACGCCCCGCGCGGCCTCGCCCTGGTCGGCGGCACGTTGTACGTCAGCAACGAGGGCGGCCGCCCGGCCAGGGCCGGCGAGACCACCATGAACTCCTAC from Streptomyces sp. CC0208 carries:
- a CDS encoding ABC transporter permease; its protein translation is MTTTVAAAVTPVHSGPAPVSRSYRFELVKLVSQWRIRLLVLACWIAPGLFVAGVSGQSTLPSDTLFGRWMHATGWAGPLVMLGFAGTWALPLLTSVVAGDMFAAEDRLGTWRHLLVAVRSPRRIFAAKALAGLTVILLLVAGLACSSTVGGLASVGNQPLVGLDGHLLTPSDAAGKVLLAWVAALAPTLALAAIGLLGSVALGRSPTGLLLPPLVALGMQVAQMLPLPVAVRLALPGYAFISWNGLFTTPVQLAPLLIGVAVSLAWAVLATVLAHLLFLRRDFTNLAYDGAGRRAFTVGVLPLAALTVLTVAGIAVATDSTGITQAKVQRSLATAFAHLYRLQTEQLHRPAVTEAQLRTSAACTKSDGQAAQQGAGNDWRCVVTWHLPGVPVAGTAVYQLDVGSDGRFVADGDGPKEVNGYFLVRTSTGDAPNPLWQFDGNVELLDTTSKG
- a CDS encoding DMT family transporter translates to MTPLVTAAVLLAAVTHASWNAIAHQITDKLVGFTLISGGGMLIGLAMTSFTAVPAAEAWPYLLGSACIHIAYYALLMKSFRLGDFGQAYPIARGTAPLVVTVLAALFAHEVPDGWAAAGIALSCAGLAGVALWGLRGRRPDWRAIGAALATGLTIAAYTVVDGLGVRASGSSLGYIAWLMAVQGIVVPAYALHRWRGRFVAVLRPFARVGLLGAALSVAAYGLVLWAQTRAELAPVAALRESSIIVGAAIGAVFFKERFGAPRIAAAGLLVVGIGLMLHAG
- a CDS encoding YbaK/EbsC family protein, giving the protein MTTTDADGSEAAHPRFAEALRALGLDELTARVRRFPDATRTAEEAAAAVGCELSQICKSLIFAADGVPVLVLMDGASRVDLELVRRELGADKVTRAKADVVRETTGYAIGGVPPFGHRTTTRVLADRSLLGHDLVWAAAGNPHAVFPIAPEDLVAHAGATVVDVRERTP
- a CDS encoding GNAT family N-acetyltransferase, whose product is MTPPPTPSPAVRPYRPDDREAVEDICVRTAHAGRDSRPHYQDPGVFPAAFAAPYVHLEPELAFVLDDGAGQAVGYVLGTADTPRFVADYRAKWLPLVAGRYPEPRHPPRSPDEEIVALLHRPERMLVPEVAAYPAHLHIDLLPDWQGRGYGRALMETFLRALHERGVAAVHLSMVSANTPARAFYDRLGFHEIAVPHPGPVTYLGRSTAEEGR
- a CDS encoding ABC transporter ATP-binding protein, with the protein product MDTLHAVRARGITKCFGDVVALDGVDLDVTRGQIHGLAGPNGAGKTTLLGLLLGLAVADAGRLEILGTQVGRAFAAPDGVAGFVDGPGLYPSLTARQNLAALAELRGRDARTAGIDDVLDQVGLTDVADDKARGFSLGMRQRLGLAAALLTRPRLLVLDEPSNGLDPAGKRQVHGVLNRLAADGTSVVVSSHRMDDLEALCSEVTILATGRVVFSGPLGKLAAESRELDYRVRTSDPRAARRLAEGMDGIRIVDDAGTRQDTGPLVVRALVPALDDLVARLVTSGVAVRELAPVVPPLEAAFLALTEDREERR